One window of Vitis riparia cultivar Riparia Gloire de Montpellier isolate 1030 chromosome 5, EGFV_Vit.rip_1.0, whole genome shotgun sequence genomic DNA carries:
- the LOC117915223 gene encoding plectin-like: protein MGKKRFQIGATKPTSEPLSKKPLLQFQRSDQAIMPEPPDAMPGDKRIPRQPHLEAGQSSGPQCHQEEQEHRLPSSEIYFTVRAILTGSLSFASLPTREVEKVLKGCITEIRRRLYQMEIETTKLKQEVNDERQARARAEALVREVAANGHQNMADTLQQASLAAQKLISTEAELEATRRSLEGERERCKTIQSEASERQKEAVLAQKTSLQELDKERQARAHAEVYAREVAAKAQEEVAEAIKQAGVSIQKLSADEAELEATHRALAEERERCEKIKFEASEKQREALLAQQTSFQELARAEASAREAAAKAQEEIAQAMEHARRSTQKLSDTEVKLEASRQALDEERERCKRIQSQASEKQEEALLAQKTIFKELEDERQARACAEASAREAASKARDEVDEAVKKSILATQKLSAAEAELEATRLALVEQREHCQRIQSEASEKQKEVLLAQKISFQELEDERQARALVETSAREAAAKAQEGRAEAVKQAILATKLLSAAEAELESTCQALAEERNHSKRIQSEASEKLKESLLSQQNNFKELKDERQARICAEKWARETAAKARAEIAEAVRQSSLTTQKLSAVEAELEATRRVLAEEREHYQRIQSEASEKQKEALLAQRTSFLKQLKAQVETAEKALHWDPK, encoded by the exons ATGGGAAAAAAGAGGTTTCAGATTGGAGCCACAAAGCCCACTTCAGAGCCCCTGTCTAAGAAACCCCTACTGCAGTTCCAAAGATCTGACCAGGCCATCATGCCTGAACCTCCTGATGCTATGCCAGGTGATAAGAGGATTCCACGGCAACCTCACTTGGAAGCTGGCCAATCTTCAGGCCCTCAATGCCATCAGGAGGAGCAGGAACACAGACTACCTTCTTCTGAAATATATTTCACTGTACGGGCCATCCTAACCGGCTCTCTATCTTTTGCCTCCCTACCCACAAGAGAAGTGGAGAAAGTT CTTAAGGGATGCATTACGGAGATTAGACGCCGTCTTTACCAAATGGAGATTGAAACTACAAAGCTCAAGCAAGAAGTGAATGATGAGAGACAAGCACGGGCTCGTGCTGAGGCTTTAGTGAGGGAGGTTGCAGCAAATGGACATCAGAACATGGCTGACACACTACAGCAGGCAAGCCTGGCTGCCCAGAAATTAATTTCTACTGAGGCGGAATTGGAAGCAACCCGTAGATCACTGGAAGGAGAGAGGGAAAGATGCAAGACAATTCAATCTGAGGCATCTGAGAGACAGAAGGAAGCTGTTCTTGCCCAGAAAACAAGTTTACAAGAACTGGATAAAGAGAGACAAGCACGGGCACATGCTGAGGTGTACGCACGGGAGGTTGCAGCCAAAGCCCAGGAGGAAGTAGCTGAGGCAATCAAGCAAGCCGGCGTCTCTATCCAGAAATTAAGCGCTGACGAGGCTGAACTAGAAGCAACCCACCGAGCCCTGGCTGAAGAGAGGGAACGTtgtgagaaaattaaatttgaggcCTCTGAGAAACAGAGGGAAGCTCTTCTTGCTCAGCAAACAAGTTTCCAAGAACTGGCACGAGCTGAGGCTTCCGCCAGGGAGGCTGCAGCCAAAGCACAGGAGGAAATAGCTCAGGCTATGGAACATGCAAGGCGGAGTACACAGAAGTTGAGTGATACTGAGGTTAAATTAGAAGCAAGCCGCCAAGCCCTGGATGAAGAAAGGGAACGATGCAAACGAATTCAATCTCAGGCCTCTGAGAAACAAGAGGAAGCTCTTCTTGCCCAGAAAACGATTTTCAAAGAACTGGAAGATGAGAGACAAGCACGGGCATGTGCTGAGGCTTCTGCGAGGGAGGCTGCATCCAAAGCTCGGGATGAAGTAGATGAGGCAGTCAAGAAATCAATCCTCGCTACCCAGAAATTGAGTGCTGCTGAGGCTGAACTAGAAGCAACCCGCCTAGCCCTTGTTGAACAGAGGGAACACTGCCAACGGATTCAATCTGAGGCCTCTGAGAAACAAAAGGAAGTACTTCTTGCCCAGAAAATAAGTTTCCAAGAACTGGAAGATGAGAGACAAGCACGGGCACTTGTTGAGACTTCTGCAAGGGAGGCTGCAGCCAAAGCTCAGGAGGGAAGAGCTGAAGCAGTCAAGCAGGCAATCCTGGCTACCAAGTTATTAAGTGCTGCTGAGGCCGAACTGGAATCAACATGCCAAGCTCTGGCTGAAGAGAGGAATCACAGCAAGAGAATTCAATCCGAGGCATCTGAGAAACTGAAGGAATCTCTTCTTTCCCAGCAAAACAATTTCAAAGAACTGAAGGATGAGCGACAAGCACGGATATGTGCTGAGAAATGGGCTAGAGAGACTGCAGCCAAAGCCCGGGCTGAAATAGCTGAGGCAGTCAGGCAATCAAGCTTGACCACCCAGAAATTGAGTGCTGTTGAGGCTGAACTTGAAGCAACCCGCCGAGTCTTGGCAGAAGAGAGGGAGCACTACCAGCGAATTCAATCTGAGGCCTCTGAGAAACAGAAGGAAGCCCTTCTTGCCCAGCGAACCAGTTTCCTAAAGCAACTTAAGGCACAAGTTGAAACTGCTGAGAAGGCTCTGCACTGGGACCCCAAGTAG